A window from Dromaius novaehollandiae isolate bDroNov1 chromosome 1, bDroNov1.hap1, whole genome shotgun sequence encodes these proteins:
- the MTIF3 gene encoding translation initiation factor IF-3, mitochondrial isoform X2 — MRGHARAAVTAHALGRPRARAGGGGGGGGGRSAEAPPFRPSRPLLPLLRGRRLSLAGGGQAGRMTAFCLMKILRQATRNENRFTKRFCGTLLAKTTQKKVFSQSSMVVPDPRKTAVFGLTKPFCTAEKSDTEPKRKAAFGSVGRRIPYRILHVINENGESLGNMHRAEALRLMDQHNLKLVLLRENAEPPVYRLMTGKQIHEEQLKRAEKKKASPKPGLVQKELSFSSTIAKNDLETKTKQIAQWIEKKYHVKITIKQTKDSNTDMFMLFDQILKTVSEKATYLSKPKAIKDGASTCILRHMSEKELKAHQKLEKQKNSIPRTDENEAPKSNT, encoded by the exons ATGCGCGGCCACGCTCGCGCCGCGGTGACGGCCCACGCGCTCGGGCGCCCGCGAGCacgcgcaggaggaggaggaggaggaggaggagggaggagtgCTGAGGCTCCGCCTTTCCGGCCGTCTAGGCCGCTGCTACCGCTGCTCCGGGGCCGCAGGCTCAGCCTGGCCGGTGGCGGTCAAGCCGGCAG GATGACTGCCTTTTGTCTGATGAAAATTTTACGTCAAGCGACCAGAAATGAGAACAGATTCACAAAAAGATTCTGTGGCACTCTCTtagcaaaaacaacacaaaagaaaGTCTTTTCTCAATCCTCGATGGTGGTGCCTGACCCTAGAAAGACAGCGGTGTTTGGACTTACGAAACCATTTTGTACAGCTGAAAAATCTGATACAGAAccaaaaaggaaagcagcattTGGAAGTGTTGGCAGGAGAATTCCGTATCGGATTTTGCACGTAATCAACGAGAACGGGGAGAGCTTAGGAAATATGCACCGAGCAGAGGCACTCAGACTTATGGATCAACACAACCTGAAACTAGTTCTGCTTCGTGAGAATGCAGAACCTCCTGTATACAGACTAATGACTGGGAAGCAGATTCATGAAGAGCAGCTTAAAcgtgcagagaagaaaaaagcaagtccAAAACCAG GGCTGGTTCAGAAGGAGTTATCCTTTTCTTCAACTATTGCCAAGAATGACCTAGAGACCAAGACTAAACAGATAGCACAGTGGATTGAGAAGAAATACCATGTTAAGATTAccatcaaacaaacaaaagatagCAATACAGACATG tTCATGCTTTTTGATCAGATTTTGAAGACTGTGTCTGAGAAAGCCACTTACCTTTCCAAGCCAAAAGCTATTAAAGACGGAGCAAGTACCTGTATTTTGAGACACATGTCTGAAAAGGAGTTGAAAGCACACCAGaaattggaaaaacagaaaaacagtataCCAAGGACAGATGAGAATGAAGCTCCAAAATCAA ATACATAA
- the MTIF3 gene encoding translation initiation factor IF-3, mitochondrial isoform X1, with product MRGHARAAVTAHALGRPRARAGGGGGGGGGRSAEAPPFRPSRPLLPLLRGRRLSLAGGGQAGRMTAFCLMKILRQATRNENRFTKRFCGTLLAKTTQKKVFSQSSMVVPDPRKTAVFGLTKPFCTAEKSDTEPKRKAAFGSVGRRIPYRILHVINENGESLGNMHRAEALRLMDQHNLKLVLLRENAEPPVYRLMTGKQIHEEQLKRAEKKKASPKPGLVQKELSFSSTIAKNDLETKTKQIAQWIEKKYHVKITIKQTKDSNTDMFMLFDQILKTVSEKATYLSKPKAIKDGASTCILRHMSEKELKAHQKLEKQKNSIPRTDENEAPKSSELNQ from the exons ATGCGCGGCCACGCTCGCGCCGCGGTGACGGCCCACGCGCTCGGGCGCCCGCGAGCacgcgcaggaggaggaggaggaggaggaggagggaggagtgCTGAGGCTCCGCCTTTCCGGCCGTCTAGGCCGCTGCTACCGCTGCTCCGGGGCCGCAGGCTCAGCCTGGCCGGTGGCGGTCAAGCCGGCAG GATGACTGCCTTTTGTCTGATGAAAATTTTACGTCAAGCGACCAGAAATGAGAACAGATTCACAAAAAGATTCTGTGGCACTCTCTtagcaaaaacaacacaaaagaaaGTCTTTTCTCAATCCTCGATGGTGGTGCCTGACCCTAGAAAGACAGCGGTGTTTGGACTTACGAAACCATTTTGTACAGCTGAAAAATCTGATACAGAAccaaaaaggaaagcagcattTGGAAGTGTTGGCAGGAGAATTCCGTATCGGATTTTGCACGTAATCAACGAGAACGGGGAGAGCTTAGGAAATATGCACCGAGCAGAGGCACTCAGACTTATGGATCAACACAACCTGAAACTAGTTCTGCTTCGTGAGAATGCAGAACCTCCTGTATACAGACTAATGACTGGGAAGCAGATTCATGAAGAGCAGCTTAAAcgtgcagagaagaaaaaagcaagtccAAAACCAG GGCTGGTTCAGAAGGAGTTATCCTTTTCTTCAACTATTGCCAAGAATGACCTAGAGACCAAGACTAAACAGATAGCACAGTGGATTGAGAAGAAATACCATGTTAAGATTAccatcaaacaaacaaaagatagCAATACAGACATG tTCATGCTTTTTGATCAGATTTTGAAGACTGTGTCTGAGAAAGCCACTTACCTTTCCAAGCCAAAAGCTATTAAAGACGGAGCAAGTACCTGTATTTTGAGACACATGTCTGAAAAGGAGTTGAAAGCACACCAGaaattggaaaaacagaaaaacagtataCCAAGGACAGATGAGAATGAAGCTCCAAAATCAAGTGAGTTGAATCAGTGA
- the MTIF3 gene encoding translation initiation factor IF-3, mitochondrial isoform X3, producing MTAFCLMKILRQATRNENRFTKRFCGTLLAKTTQKKVFSQSSMVVPDPRKTAVFGLTKPFCTAEKSDTEPKRKAAFGSVGRRIPYRILHVINENGESLGNMHRAEALRLMDQHNLKLVLLRENAEPPVYRLMTGKQIHEEQLKRAEKKKASPKPGLVQKELSFSSTIAKNDLETKTKQIAQWIEKKYHVKITIKQTKDSNTDMFMLFDQILKTVSEKATYLSKPKAIKDGASTCILRHMSEKELKAHQKLEKQKNSIPRTDENEAPKSSELNQ from the exons ATGACTGCCTTTTGTCTGATGAAAATTTTACGTCAAGCGACCAGAAATGAGAACAGATTCACAAAAAGATTCTGTGGCACTCTCTtagcaaaaacaacacaaaagaaaGTCTTTTCTCAATCCTCGATGGTGGTGCCTGACCCTAGAAAGACAGCGGTGTTTGGACTTACGAAACCATTTTGTACAGCTGAAAAATCTGATACAGAAccaaaaaggaaagcagcattTGGAAGTGTTGGCAGGAGAATTCCGTATCGGATTTTGCACGTAATCAACGAGAACGGGGAGAGCTTAGGAAATATGCACCGAGCAGAGGCACTCAGACTTATGGATCAACACAACCTGAAACTAGTTCTGCTTCGTGAGAATGCAGAACCTCCTGTATACAGACTAATGACTGGGAAGCAGATTCATGAAGAGCAGCTTAAAcgtgcagagaagaaaaaagcaagtccAAAACCAG GGCTGGTTCAGAAGGAGTTATCCTTTTCTTCAACTATTGCCAAGAATGACCTAGAGACCAAGACTAAACAGATAGCACAGTGGATTGAGAAGAAATACCATGTTAAGATTAccatcaaacaaacaaaagatagCAATACAGACATG tTCATGCTTTTTGATCAGATTTTGAAGACTGTGTCTGAGAAAGCCACTTACCTTTCCAAGCCAAAAGCTATTAAAGACGGAGCAAGTACCTGTATTTTGAGACACATGTCTGAAAAGGAGTTGAAAGCACACCAGaaattggaaaaacagaaaaacagtataCCAAGGACAGATGAGAATGAAGCTCCAAAATCAAGTGAGTTGAATCAGTGA
- the GTF3A gene encoding transcription factor IIIA isoform X1 yields the protein MAGERAAASASPPGDGGGSALSARSFICSFPGCDATFSKAWRLDAHLCRHTGERPYVCHYEGCGKDFTRDFHRTRHFLTHTGEKPFKCTADGCDQKFGTKSNLKKHVERKHENQQKQYVCDFEGCNKSFKKHQQLKTHQCQHTNEPLFKCNHEGCGKHFTTPSRLKRHEKIHEGYACKKENCLFTGKTWTELLKHNKESHTEPIVCGECHKTFKRKDYLKQHQKTHAVEREVCRCPREGCGRTYTTLFNLQSHILSFHEEKKPFSCDYPGCGKVFAMKQSLARHTIVHDPKKRKLNLKTKRSRPKRSLASRLSGYIPPKKQPGNAAILTEIKTMDKPMENEIPAVEILTLQ from the exons ATGGctggggagcgggcggcggcgagcgcgtCCCCGCCCGGCGATGGCGGCGGGAGCGCGCTGTCCGCCCGGTccttcatctgctccttccccGGCTGCGACGCCACCTTCAGCAAGGCCTGGAGGCTGGACGCGCACCTCTGCCGGCACACGGGCGAg AGACCCTATGTCTGCCATTACGAAGGCTGCGGCAAAGACTTCACTCGAGATTTCCATCGCACTCGCCACTTTCTTACGCACACGGGTGAAAAACCGTTCAA GTGCACAGCTGATGGATGTGACCAGAAATTTGGAACAAAATCAAACTTAAAGAAGCATGTTGAGCGCAAGCATGAAAATCAACAAAAACAATATGTG TGCGACTTTGAAGGCTGTAACAAGTCTTTTAAGAAACACCAACAACTTAAAACTCATCAGTGCCAACACACCAATGAACCTCTCTTCAA ATGTAATCATGAGGGATGTGGAAAGCACTTTACTACTCCAAGTAGACTAAAGCGGCATGAGAAGATACATGAAg GCTATGCATGCAAGAAAGAAAACTGCTTGTTTACAGGGAAAACTTGGACAGAACTTCTAAAACATAATAAAGAAAGTCATACAG AGCCAATCGTTTGTGGTGAGTGTCACAAAACTTTTAAACGCAAAGATTACCTCAAGCAGCATCAAAAAACACATGCTGTGGAGAGGGAAGTTTGTCGATGCCCAAGAGAAGGATGTGGGAGAACTTACACAACTCTTTTTAACCTTCAAAGCCATATTCTCTCTTTCCATGAAGAGAAAAAGCCATTCTCTTGTGATTATCCAGGCTGTGGAAAAGTGTTTGCAATGAAG CAGAGCCTAGCAAGGCACACCATTGTACATGACCCTAAGAAGAGAAAGCTGAACTTAAAA ACAAAGCGTTCCCGTCCTAAAAGGAGCTTAGCCTCTCGTCTGAGTGGGTACATTCCTCCTAAAAAACAGCCaggaaatgctgcaattttgACAGAAATCAAGACAATGGATAAGCCCATGGAAAATGAAATACCAGCTGTTGAAATTCTGACTCTGCAGTAA
- the GTF3A gene encoding transcription factor IIIA isoform X2 — MAGERAAASASPPGDGGGSALSARSFICSFPGCDATFSKAWRLDAHLCRHTGERPYVCHYEGCGKDFTRDFHRTRHFLTHTGEKPFKCTADGCDQKFGTKSNLKKHVERKHENQQKQYVCDFEGCNKSFKKHQQLKTHQCQHTNEPLFKCNHEGCGKHFTTPSRLKRHEKIHEGYACKKENCLFTGKTWTELLKHNKESHTEPIVCGECHKTFKRKDYLKQHQKTHAVEREVCRCPREGCGRTYTTLFNLQSHILSFHEEKKPFSCDYPGCGKVFAMKQSLARHTIVHDPKKRKLNLKVSHMLEEILLTICCHFTEEDKAFPS; from the exons ATGGctggggagcgggcggcggcgagcgcgtCCCCGCCCGGCGATGGCGGCGGGAGCGCGCTGTCCGCCCGGTccttcatctgctccttccccGGCTGCGACGCCACCTTCAGCAAGGCCTGGAGGCTGGACGCGCACCTCTGCCGGCACACGGGCGAg AGACCCTATGTCTGCCATTACGAAGGCTGCGGCAAAGACTTCACTCGAGATTTCCATCGCACTCGCCACTTTCTTACGCACACGGGTGAAAAACCGTTCAA GTGCACAGCTGATGGATGTGACCAGAAATTTGGAACAAAATCAAACTTAAAGAAGCATGTTGAGCGCAAGCATGAAAATCAACAAAAACAATATGTG TGCGACTTTGAAGGCTGTAACAAGTCTTTTAAGAAACACCAACAACTTAAAACTCATCAGTGCCAACACACCAATGAACCTCTCTTCAA ATGTAATCATGAGGGATGTGGAAAGCACTTTACTACTCCAAGTAGACTAAAGCGGCATGAGAAGATACATGAAg GCTATGCATGCAAGAAAGAAAACTGCTTGTTTACAGGGAAAACTTGGACAGAACTTCTAAAACATAATAAAGAAAGTCATACAG AGCCAATCGTTTGTGGTGAGTGTCACAAAACTTTTAAACGCAAAGATTACCTCAAGCAGCATCAAAAAACACATGCTGTGGAGAGGGAAGTTTGTCGATGCCCAAGAGAAGGATGTGGGAGAACTTACACAACTCTTTTTAACCTTCAAAGCCATATTCTCTCTTTCCATGAAGAGAAAAAGCCATTCTCTTGTGATTATCCAGGCTGTGGAAAAGTGTTTGCAATGAAG CAGAGCCTAGCAAGGCACACCATTGTACATGACCCTAAGAAGAGAAAGCTGAACTTAAAAGTAAGCCATATGCTAGAGGAAATCCTCTTAACCATTTGCTGTCACTTCACAGAGGAAG ACAAAGCGTTCCCGTCCTAA